Within the Nitrosococcus wardiae genome, the region TCGAGATACTAGTGATAATCCCGAATGAGATGTTCATTGACATCGATGGCCCGCATCACGATACGCTCCAGAATTCTTTCCACGGCTGCCAGCTTGAGATCGTCAGCGGTGAGCGACTCCAGGGTTTCGTCCCTGAAGCGCATCAGTCGCTCAAGATCGTCGGCGATAAGCTGCAATTTGCGCAGCACGAATTCAGGGCGAATCATTAAGTTGCTTCCTCAATCGCGCCATTTTTTTCTCAAAGAGTGTTTTTTCGAGGGCAAAAAGGTCGGCCGAGTCGATGAAATCCCTGTAGGCGTAGGCGCGGTACTCGCAAAAGAAGTCGGGGTCACCTTCCAAAAGAATGCCCGACTGCATGATCTCATACCGAAAAAGGGGATCGGCATCTTCTAATCGCACCAAATCTAATTCGCCTCCTCCAAATGCCCCATCAATCGCCTCATAACATTCCCAATATTTCTCGGGTGGGCAGCCGTATACGGCCACATCGATATCACTCTCCGGACCCGGCTCTGGA harbors:
- the mntA gene encoding type VII toxin-antitoxin system MntA family adenylyltransferase antitoxin, producing the protein MLSPTPQRLLSAAQEFGLRLVVLFGSQAKGHPEPGPESDIDVAVYGCPPEKYWECYEAIDGAFGGGELDLVRLEDADPLFRYEIMQSGILLEGDPDFFCEYRAYAYRDFIDSADLFALEKTLFEKKMARLRKQLNDSP
- a CDS encoding HepT-like ribonuclease domain-containing protein, coding for MIRPEFVLRKLQLIADDLERLMRFRDETLESLTADDLKLAAVERILERIVMRAIDVNEHLIRDYH